Proteins encoded by one window of Puniceicoccus vermicola:
- a CDS encoding glycoside hydrolase family 88 protein, whose protein sequence is MIDIQSAPSLADLKPSLEKFFDLAGKKVQLIDREYDESNGSPVFTVEGKYTTRGWTEWTEGFRYGIGILHYDATGDEKSLASGRSKTVERMATHVSHIGVHDHGFNNLSTYGNLRRLMIEGRIPESEWEKHFYELAIKVSGAVQASRWTVRQGGGFIHSFNGPHSLFVDTIRSCRILMQAHKLGHVLMGEGDKPISLLDRALQHIDSTAQFSVFYGDGRDSYDEWGRTTHEAVFNTKDGAYRCPNSQQGYTGFSTWTRGQSWAVCGFSEELELLETLSDAELDPFGGRDAIEAMMLKGAKATSDHFIDNTPTDGIPYWDTGAPQLHKLGDYQNRPADPYNEYEPVDSSAAAIDAQGLLRLGRYLEKKGETEAAERYTKAGLKVAQSLFAEPYLSTDENHQGLILHSIYHEPNGWDHKPEAGKVAYGESSMWGDYHAMELAVYLQRLIEEKPYLTFFK, encoded by the coding sequence ATGATCGACATCCAATCCGCACCCTCTCTCGCTGACCTCAAGCCGAGCCTGGAAAAATTCTTCGACCTCGCAGGAAAGAAGGTCCAACTCATCGACCGCGAATACGACGAGTCGAACGGTTCTCCCGTCTTCACCGTGGAAGGCAAGTACACGACGCGCGGATGGACGGAATGGACCGAAGGCTTCCGGTATGGGATTGGGATCCTCCACTATGATGCGACCGGCGACGAAAAGAGCCTCGCCTCCGGTCGCTCGAAGACTGTTGAGCGCATGGCAACCCACGTCAGCCACATTGGCGTTCACGACCACGGCTTCAACAACCTCTCCACCTACGGCAACTTGCGCCGCCTCATGATTGAAGGCCGCATTCCCGAAAGTGAGTGGGAAAAACATTTCTACGAGCTGGCCATCAAGGTTTCCGGGGCCGTCCAGGCAAGCCGCTGGACTGTGCGTCAGGGCGGAGGCTTCATTCACTCGTTCAACGGACCACACTCCCTCTTCGTCGACACGATCCGCTCCTGCCGTATTCTGATGCAGGCGCACAAGCTCGGCCACGTTCTCATGGGAGAAGGCGACAAACCGATCAGCCTCCTCGACCGCGCTCTTCAGCACATCGATTCGACTGCGCAATTTTCCGTTTTCTACGGCGACGGACGCGACTCCTACGACGAATGGGGCCGGACTACCCACGAAGCAGTCTTTAATACCAAGGATGGAGCCTACCGCTGCCCGAACTCCCAACAGGGTTATACCGGTTTCAGCACTTGGACACGCGGACAATCCTGGGCCGTCTGCGGCTTCTCCGAAGAACTCGAGTTGCTCGAAACCCTCTCCGACGCCGAACTCGATCCCTTTGGCGGACGCGACGCCATTGAGGCCATGATGCTAAAAGGCGCGAAAGCCACCTCCGACCACTTCATTGACAACACGCCGACCGACGGAATCCCCTACTGGGATACCGGAGCACCTCAGCTTCACAAGCTGGGCGACTACCAAAACCGCCCGGCCGATCCCTACAATGAATACGAGCCGGTCGATAGTTCCGCCGCCGCCATTGACGCCCAAGGTCTCCTCCGTCTCGGACGCTATCTGGAGAAGAAAGGCGAAACCGAAGCCGCCGAGCGCTACACCAAGGCCGGCCTCAAAGTCGCCCAAAGCCTCTTCGCCGAGCCCTACCTCTCGACCGACGAGAACCACCAAGGACTGATCCTCCACTCCATTTACCACGAGCCCAACGGCTGGGACCACAAACCCGAAGCCGGTAAAGTCGCCTACGGAGAATCCTCCATGTGGGGCGACTACCACGCCATGGAGCTCGCCGTCTATCTCCAGCGTCTCATCGAAGAGAAGCCCTATCTGACATTCTTTAAGTAA
- a CDS encoding four helix bundle protein has translation MSSIQRFEEIEAWKESRILARITYEICKSGELAKDFALRDQVRRSAVSVGSNIAEGFGRGSNQEFIRFLRIALGSAYEFRSQAYTLLDANYIDKQTFSDLLEQSEKVANLIGGFLRYLESIKQ, from the coding sequence ATGAGCAGCATTCAAAGATTTGAAGAGATTGAAGCTTGGAAGGAGTCTCGAATCCTCGCTCGAATCACTTATGAAATCTGCAAATCCGGTGAACTTGCCAAAGACTTCGCTCTCCGTGACCAAGTACGAAGATCTGCCGTCTCGGTTGGATCAAACATCGCCGAGGGCTTCGGACGAGGATCCAACCAAGAATTCATTAGGTTTCTTCGAATCGCACTGGGCTCAGCCTATGAATTTCGCTCTCAAGCCTACACTCTTCTCGACGCAAATTATATAGATAAGCAGACCTTTTCAGACCTACTCGAGCAATCGGAAAAAGTAGCCAATCTCATCGGGGGATTTCTCCGATATTTGGAATCCATCAAGCAATAA
- the rplI gene encoding 50S ribosomal protein L9 — MAQSEVLLLQPVTNIGGEGEKVSVKAGYARNFLVPRGLAIPATRSNERQIESLRKRRAEREAKELAEAQELMSKLQGLSLVIVVKTGEGGKMFGAVTSQDILAKIAENGIEVDRKQVHIPAPIKSIGDHSVEVKLHPEVQGELRLEVVSENPIED, encoded by the coding sequence ATGGCACAATCAGAAGTTCTCCTCCTCCAGCCCGTCACCAACATCGGTGGCGAAGGCGAAAAAGTTAGTGTAAAAGCCGGCTACGCCCGCAATTTCCTCGTTCCTCGTGGTCTCGCGATTCCCGCAACCCGTTCGAACGAACGTCAGATCGAATCTCTCCGCAAGCGTCGCGCCGAGCGTGAAGCCAAGGAGCTCGCCGAAGCCCAAGAGCTGATGAGCAAGCTGCAAGGTCTGAGCCTCGTCATCGTTGTGAAAACCGGCGAAGGCGGCAAAATGTTCGGTGCTGTCACCAGCCAGGACATCCTCGCGAAGATCGCTGAAAACGGGATCGAAGTCGACCGTAAGCAGGTCCACATTCCCGCTCCGATCAAGAGCATCGGCGACCACTCTGTGGAAGTGAAGCTTCACCCTGAAGTTCAGGGCGAACTCCGCCTCGAGGTCGTTTCGGAAAACCCGATCGAAGACTGA
- a CDS encoding sugar phosphate isomerase/epimerase family protein, with the protein MENLDRLAIHTMTTKPWDLPTACAKYSAAGVPGVGVWRQWLEGRELAESKKLLDDHGLTPVSLVRSGFYPGLTSEERQTSLDDNFRALDEAAAIGAPQVVLVCGAKPELSLIENRKQITDGIAACIDHAAKTGVKLSIEPLHPMYADCRSAVNTVGQCNDMIDQLGAEHVGIAVDVYHVWWDPQLEAELKRAGDRILGFHVCDWMTPTADMLNDRGLMGEGCIDNRGIRQMVENAGFNGWIEVEVFSTRHWARDMDEYLKDIIEAYRAEV; encoded by the coding sequence ATGGAAAACCTAGACCGCCTCGCCATCCACACCATGACCACCAAACCGTGGGACCTCCCCACGGCCTGTGCCAAATACTCGGCCGCTGGAGTCCCCGGCGTGGGAGTGTGGCGCCAATGGCTTGAAGGCCGCGAATTGGCGGAATCCAAAAAGCTGCTCGACGACCACGGACTGACCCCCGTTTCTTTGGTTCGCAGCGGATTCTACCCCGGACTCACCTCCGAAGAGCGGCAGACCTCTCTCGACGACAACTTCCGCGCCCTCGACGAAGCCGCCGCGATTGGCGCCCCCCAAGTCGTTCTCGTTTGCGGGGCCAAACCGGAACTCTCTCTCATCGAAAACCGCAAGCAGATCACCGACGGGATCGCGGCCTGCATCGACCACGCTGCCAAGACCGGGGTCAAGCTCTCGATCGAACCCCTCCACCCGATGTACGCCGACTGTCGCAGCGCCGTCAATACTGTCGGTCAGTGCAATGACATGATCGATCAGCTCGGCGCCGAGCACGTTGGCATCGCCGTCGACGTCTACCACGTCTGGTGGGATCCACAACTGGAAGCGGAACTGAAACGCGCAGGAGACCGAATCCTCGGCTTCCACGTCTGCGACTGGATGACCCCCACCGCCGACATGCTCAACGACCGTGGCCTCATGGGCGAAGGCTGCATCGACAATCGCGGCATTCGCCAAATGGTCGAAAACGCCGGCTTCAACGGATGGATCGAAGTGGAAGTGTTCTCGACGCGCCACTGGGCCCGGGACATGGACGAGTATTTGAAGGACATCATCGAGGCTTATCGGGCGGAAGTGTAG
- a CDS encoding helix-turn-helix domain-containing protein codes for MQPPATEFDFSIVRELRKRAGLTLAEVSERSGISVAGLSRIERNQTVLELGTLYRLSRALGLSGTDLLGLAESCSAHAKTAETYRSGPFDFEKVAYKGIVLFYATAQKGEELKKPEAHGDEFEICWVRRGKILISLPRERHTLSGGESLQFDAALEHTYQILEDSEMVIAHLAKEHRF; via the coding sequence GTGCAACCCCCTGCTACAGAATTCGATTTTTCGATCGTGCGCGAACTTCGCAAGCGAGCGGGCCTGACACTTGCCGAAGTTTCGGAACGCTCTGGGATTTCGGTCGCAGGGCTTTCCCGAATCGAGCGAAATCAGACAGTGCTCGAACTGGGCACGCTTTATCGCCTCTCGCGGGCCCTCGGCCTTTCCGGCACCGACCTCCTCGGCCTCGCCGAATCCTGCAGCGCCCACGCAAAAACCGCTGAGACCTACCGTTCCGGCCCCTTTGATTTTGAGAAGGTCGCCTATAAAGGAATCGTCCTTTTCTACGCCACCGCCCAGAAAGGCGAAGAACTGAAGAAACCGGAAGCGCACGGGGACGAGTTCGAGATCTGCTGGGTCCGTCGCGGGAAAATCCTAATTTCCCTCCCCCGAGAGCGACACACCCTCTCCGGAGGTGAATCTCTCCAGTTCGACGCCGCACTCGAGCACACTTACCAAATCCTCGAAGACAGCGAAATGGTCATCGCCCACTTGGCGAAGGAACACCGTTTTTAA
- a CDS encoding single-stranded DNA-binding protein: MASYNRVILIGNLTRDPEVRFASGNNAICKFGLAVSRNYTTRDGEKREETTFVDIDAFGKVGEILGKYLSKGRPVMIEGRLQLDTWENKEGEKRSKLKVVCENFQFLGSGRGGDEEGSGGGGYTRSSPPPRESSSRSGGGPAEDFDDEDIPF, from the coding sequence ATGGCTTCCTACAACCGCGTCATTCTAATCGGAAATCTCACCCGCGATCCCGAGGTGCGTTTCGCGAGTGGGAACAATGCCATCTGCAAGTTTGGTCTCGCGGTCTCGCGGAACTACACGACGCGGGATGGTGAAAAACGCGAGGAAACCACTTTCGTCGACATCGATGCTTTCGGCAAGGTAGGCGAGATCCTCGGTAAGTACCTGTCGAAGGGGCGGCCCGTCATGATTGAGGGGCGTCTCCAACTCGACACCTGGGAAAACAAAGAGGGCGAGAAGCGCTCCAAGCTCAAGGTCGTCTGCGAAAACTTCCAGTTCCTCGGCTCCGGTCGGGGAGGTGATGAAGAAGGCAGCGGCGGCGGTGGTTATACCCGCAGCTCTCCTCCTCCCCGAGAAAGCTCTTCACGGTCCGGCGGCGGCCCGGCTGAAGATTTTGATGACGAAGACATTCCCTTTTAA
- a CDS encoding Gfo/Idh/MocA family protein, with product MNTHTIGIIMNGVTGRMGTNQHLLRSIDAIIKQGGVKVSPTETIMPDPILVGRNETKLKKLIDQTSVEKWTTDLDSVMNDPAYSIYFDAQSTLRRFNAVKQAAAAGKHVYCEKPTAIKTEDAYELYKICRDAGVKNGVVQDKLWLPGMLKFQRLVENGFFGDILSVRGEFGYWVFEGHTIPAQRPSWNYRKEDGGGMIVDMLCHWRYVIDNLFGNVKSVSCLAATHIPERVDEEGKPYKCTADDSAYSTFELENGVVCHFNSSWNVRVRRDDLLTMQVDGTKGSAIVGLRDVWTQHYGNTPRPVWNPDIKQPIDFLDGWQKVPEQEEYDNAFKIQWELFLRHVVLDEPFRWNLLEGAKGVQLAEYGLKSSEERKWLELPTLEA from the coding sequence ATGAACACACACACCATCGGAATCATCATGAACGGCGTCACGGGGCGCATGGGCACGAACCAGCACCTCTTGCGGTCGATCGATGCGATCATCAAGCAAGGGGGCGTCAAAGTCTCCCCGACCGAGACAATCATGCCCGACCCCATTCTCGTCGGACGGAACGAAACGAAGCTCAAGAAGCTCATCGACCAAACCAGCGTCGAGAAATGGACGACGGATCTCGACTCCGTCATGAACGATCCGGCCTACTCGATTTACTTCGACGCCCAGAGCACCCTCCGCCGTTTCAATGCGGTCAAGCAGGCTGCGGCAGCCGGCAAGCACGTTTACTGCGAAAAGCCGACCGCCATCAAGACCGAGGACGCCTACGAGCTGTATAAGATCTGCCGCGACGCCGGAGTGAAAAATGGTGTCGTTCAGGATAAGCTTTGGCTCCCCGGAATGCTCAAATTCCAGCGCCTCGTCGAAAACGGCTTCTTCGGAGACATCCTCTCCGTCCGCGGCGAATTTGGTTACTGGGTCTTCGAGGGCCACACCATTCCGGCCCAACGCCCTTCCTGGAACTACCGCAAGGAAGATGGAGGCGGCATGATCGTCGACATGCTCTGCCACTGGCGTTACGTCATCGACAACCTCTTTGGCAACGTCAAGAGCGTCTCCTGCCTGGCCGCAACTCACATTCCGGAACGCGTTGACGAAGAAGGCAAGCCCTACAAGTGCACCGCAGACGACTCCGCCTATTCGACCTTCGAACTCGAAAACGGAGTAGTCTGTCACTTCAACTCCTCCTGGAACGTCCGCGTCCGCCGCGACGACCTGCTCACCATGCAGGTAGACGGAACCAAGGGCAGCGCCATTGTCGGTCTCCGCGATGTATGGACCCAGCACTACGGCAACACACCCCGCCCAGTCTGGAACCCCGACATCAAGCAGCCCATCGATTTCTTAGACGGCTGGCAGAAAGTCCCGGAACAGGAAGAATACGACAACGCTTTCAAGATCCAGTGGGAACTCTTCCTCCGCCACGTCGTTCTCGACGAACCCTTCCGCTGGAACCTGCTCGAAGGAGCCAAGGGAGTCCAGCTCGCCGAGTACGGTCTCAAGAGCTCGGAAGAGCGCAAGTGGTTGGAATTACCGACGCTGGAAGCGTAG
- a CDS encoding sugar phosphate isomerase/epimerase family protein, giving the protein MLQSALCSITFRELSVEEIIELCAESGIQAIEWGGDVHVPHGDVELAREVREKTEAAGLAICAYGSYYKCDEETVRFADVLASAEALGTRIIRIWAGTQGSADSSTENRQEVAARIRSAVLSAQDKGITVALEYHGGTLTDTQESAHQLLEEVGLSQLKLFWQPRAGGSFPKDLEELKAALPHLANVHCFHWGPGGWKDRYALNDGIEPWTEYLHLIRTAGGDRYITLEFVAENSPDQLRDDAKTLNQLLNTQTS; this is encoded by the coding sequence ATGCTACAGTCCGCCCTCTGCTCCATCACCTTCCGCGAACTTTCCGTCGAGGAGATTATCGAGCTCTGCGCCGAATCCGGCATACAAGCCATCGAATGGGGCGGTGATGTCCACGTCCCCCATGGAGACGTGGAACTCGCACGGGAAGTTCGCGAAAAAACGGAAGCTGCGGGACTCGCAATCTGTGCCTATGGCTCCTATTATAAATGCGACGAGGAAACCGTGCGATTCGCCGATGTCCTCGCCAGCGCCGAAGCTCTCGGCACGCGCATCATCCGCATCTGGGCGGGCACCCAAGGATCCGCCGATTCCTCTACCGAGAACCGACAAGAAGTGGCCGCGCGTATTCGCTCGGCCGTTCTCTCCGCCCAAGACAAAGGCATTACCGTGGCGCTCGAATACCACGGCGGCACCCTGACCGACACCCAGGAATCGGCGCACCAGCTCCTCGAAGAAGTGGGCCTTTCCCAGTTAAAACTCTTCTGGCAACCGAGGGCGGGAGGATCCTTTCCCAAGGACCTAGAGGAACTCAAAGCAGCCCTCCCCCACCTCGCAAATGTTCACTGCTTCCACTGGGGCCCAGGCGGCTGGAAGGACCGCTACGCCCTCAATGATGGCATCGAGCCTTGGACGGAATACCTCCACCTCATCCGCACTGCCGGAGGCGACCGCTATATCACCTTGGAATTCGTTGCCGAAAATTCCCCCGACCAGCTCCGCGACGATGCAAAGACCCTAAACCAACTCCTCAACACCCAAACCTCTTAA
- the pth gene encoding aminoacyl-tRNA hydrolase, with the protein MERVRVIIGLGNPGEEYRKTRHNVGFLALDQIAAASGSPWVWERRFQADTALVEFGLHPVLLVKPRTFVNRSGETAASLARYYRYPAERFCAVYDDITLDPGRVKLSAAGSAGGHNGVSDLMNRLGSGFYRMRIGIGAKRHRQMDLKDWVLGKISSVEEEKLAEAYTTTHLGLELLVAQGIERAMNQINTKSKAS; encoded by the coding sequence ATGGAACGGGTGCGTGTCATCATCGGTCTCGGGAATCCCGGGGAAGAATACCGAAAGACACGTCACAATGTCGGGTTTCTGGCATTGGACCAGATCGCGGCGGCCAGTGGAAGCCCTTGGGTGTGGGAACGCCGGTTTCAGGCTGATACCGCTCTCGTTGAGTTTGGTCTGCATCCGGTCCTCTTGGTTAAGCCGCGTACCTTCGTCAATCGATCGGGGGAAACGGCGGCTTCATTGGCGCGGTATTATCGCTATCCTGCCGAACGGTTTTGTGCGGTCTACGACGACATCACCCTCGATCCAGGGCGGGTTAAACTCTCGGCCGCTGGCAGTGCTGGCGGGCATAATGGGGTCAGTGACCTCATGAACCGCTTGGGATCGGGATTTTACCGCATGCGGATTGGGATCGGCGCCAAACGTCATCGGCAGATGGATCTTAAGGATTGGGTCCTTGGAAAGATTTCTTCCGTAGAGGAAGAGAAGCTGGCAGAAGCGTATACGACTACGCATCTCGGCCTTGAATTACTCGTTGCCCAGGGAATCGAACGGGCGATGAATCAAATTAACACGAAAAGCAAAGCATCATGA
- a CDS encoding 3-ketoacyl-ACP reductase, with protein sequence MSETNKPVALVTGGSRGIGFGCAARLAELGFDIAINGMRDESQVSEPIEKLKALGADVLYCQGDIGSAEARTAMLDKIRGHYGRLNVLVNNAGVAPKERKDILEASEESFDYVVGTNLKGPYFLTQAAANWMIEQKKESPEGFYAVINVGSISATVASVNRGEYCVAKSGISMMTMLFAARLGEYDIPVYEIRPGVIKTDMTSGVTSKYDQMIEDGLCVTPRWGFPEDIGKAVGALARGDFPYSTGQAIYVDGGLTLNRL encoded by the coding sequence ATGAGTGAAACCAATAAACCTGTCGCTCTTGTCACCGGCGGATCCCGCGGGATCGGCTTTGGCTGCGCGGCCCGACTCGCCGAACTTGGCTTTGACATCGCGATCAACGGGATGCGCGACGAATCGCAAGTCTCCGAACCGATCGAAAAGCTGAAAGCTCTCGGAGCCGATGTCCTCTATTGCCAAGGCGACATCGGGTCGGCTGAAGCCCGCACCGCGATGCTCGACAAGATCCGCGGCCATTACGGACGCCTCAACGTTCTCGTGAACAACGCGGGGGTCGCCCCCAAGGAACGTAAGGACATCCTCGAGGCCTCGGAAGAGAGCTTTGATTACGTTGTCGGCACCAACCTCAAGGGTCCCTACTTCCTGACCCAAGCGGCGGCCAACTGGATGATCGAACAAAAGAAGGAGTCTCCTGAGGGATTCTACGCCGTGATCAACGTCGGATCCATTTCGGCCACCGTCGCCTCGGTCAACCGCGGTGAATACTGCGTCGCCAAATCCGGAATCTCCATGATGACCATGCTCTTCGCGGCCCGTCTCGGCGAGTATGACATCCCCGTCTACGAAATCCGTCCGGGCGTTATCAAAACGGACATGACGAGCGGAGTGACCAGCAAATACGATCAGATGATCGAAGACGGCCTCTGTGTCACGCCACGCTGGGGATTCCCTGAGGATATCGGAAAAGCCGTCGGCGCCCTCGCCCGTGGTGACTTCCCCTACTCGACCGGACAAGCGATCTACGTCGACGGAGGCCTCACCCTCAACCGTCTGTAA
- a CDS encoding 30S ribosomal protein S6, translating into MIKQTSRNYRATFVLDTRGVESSVEELTETYSKVIEEVSGKVESVKNLGSKDFARKAANGLPSGIFVQYEFIAPATAPEEIQEKVRLDRKVNRVMVEHA; encoded by the coding sequence ATGATCAAGCAAACCAGCCGGAACTACCGGGCCACCTTTGTTCTCGACACCCGTGGCGTTGAGTCATCCGTGGAAGAACTCACCGAAACCTACTCGAAAGTGATCGAGGAAGTCTCCGGTAAGGTCGAGTCGGTCAAAAACCTCGGCAGCAAAGATTTCGCACGCAAGGCTGCTAACGGCCTTCCCTCCGGAATCTTCGTGCAGTACGAATTCATCGCTCCGGCGACCGCTCCCGAAGAGATTCAGGAAAAGGTCCGCCTTGACCGTAAGGTCAATCGAGTCATGGTGGAACACGCCTAA
- a CDS encoding 50S ribosomal protein L25, which translates to MEDISLSVSLRERAGSGAAGRIRREGKIPAVIYGTSGSRNLSVDRSTFLQVWRKAGQSSIVMIDDGNGFSTMSLIQDVQRNPLTDDFMHIDFLEVNSGHAISAHIPIHIHGTAKGVSNEGGVLDIQLHEVEVRCLPKDLPHQIDVDVSELALGDVIHVKDLPATEGVEYLGEEEAPVVAVTHAAAEETEDDEEESEVEIISEKKTETEESED; encoded by the coding sequence ATGGAAGACATCTCCCTTTCCGTTTCTCTCCGTGAGCGCGCCGGCAGTGGCGCGGCAGGCCGTATTCGCCGTGAAGGCAAGATCCCAGCGGTTATTTATGGCACCAGCGGCTCACGCAACCTTTCGGTTGACCGAAGCACTTTTCTCCAGGTCTGGCGTAAAGCTGGCCAATCTTCGATCGTAATGATCGACGATGGGAATGGTTTTTCGACCATGAGCCTCATTCAGGACGTGCAGCGCAATCCGCTCACCGACGATTTCATGCACATCGACTTCCTCGAAGTGAATTCGGGTCACGCGATTTCGGCTCACATCCCGATTCACATTCACGGAACCGCCAAGGGTGTTTCCAATGAAGGCGGTGTTTTGGACATTCAGCTTCACGAAGTGGAAGTTCGCTGTCTGCCGAAGGATCTTCCTCACCAAATCGACGTCGATGTCTCGGAGCTCGCTCTGGGTGACGTGATTCACGTGAAGGATCTCCCTGCAACCGAAGGTGTCGAATACTTGGGCGAAGAAGAAGCTCCGGTCGTTGCCGTCACCCATGCGGCTGCGGAGGAAACGGAAGACGACGAAGAAGAATCCGAAGTCGAAATCATTTCCGAGAAGAAGACCGAGACTGAGGAGAGCGAAGACTAA
- the dnaB gene encoding replicative DNA helicase — MAKEFQKKRRFRDQSRDGDADEAMLNRRLPHSIEAERALLAACMRENSAEVITDCINGKINAESFFRPAHRNVFAALLDLNDQGREVDEITVEEKLNSMGLLEETGGRAYINEISESVGSTAFATNWIEIVKEKALLRQLIRLSNQTVEKCYEGQDDITTFLSEVEAEIYRIGESQVADSAQKIGKPLDKVIKMINDILAKRHTSYGTRTGFLDLDRMTFGFHPGEMIVLAARPSVGKTSFAMNIAENVSIPGPNNPDPKAILVFSLEMSSESLAQRVLCSRAGVNMNKLRDGFSTREEQQAIVEAAGEIKKADIIVDDQGSLNILEVRAKARRVSSRYKLGLIVVDYLQLIAGMDNRASRENQIAEISRGMKSMAKELEVPVLVLSQLNRESEKEKREPRMSDLRESGAIEQDADVVLLLHRPRSDDQEENQRAEDVEKIGLILAKQRNGPTGSVDLAFLRKYTRFANYTEESPVGGGFG, encoded by the coding sequence ATGGCTAAAGAATTTCAAAAGAAACGACGTTTTCGTGACCAGTCCCGCGACGGGGATGCCGATGAGGCGATGCTGAACCGGAGGCTCCCTCACAGCATTGAGGCCGAGAGGGCTCTCCTCGCGGCCTGTATGCGTGAGAACTCGGCCGAGGTGATCACGGATTGTATTAATGGGAAGATCAACGCGGAGTCGTTCTTCCGCCCGGCGCACCGCAATGTATTCGCCGCACTCCTCGATCTCAACGACCAGGGGAGGGAGGTCGACGAAATCACCGTCGAAGAAAAGCTGAACTCTATGGGTCTCTTGGAAGAGACCGGGGGCCGCGCTTACATTAATGAGATCTCCGAGTCAGTGGGATCGACCGCCTTCGCGACGAACTGGATTGAGATCGTTAAGGAGAAGGCTCTCTTGCGTCAGCTGATCCGGCTCTCGAATCAGACGGTCGAGAAGTGCTATGAGGGGCAGGACGACATTACGACCTTCCTCTCCGAGGTGGAGGCCGAGATTTACCGGATCGGAGAATCGCAGGTGGCCGACTCCGCGCAGAAGATCGGGAAGCCTCTGGATAAGGTGATCAAGATGATCAACGATATACTCGCCAAGCGCCATACCAGCTATGGAACGCGAACCGGGTTCCTCGATCTTGACCGGATGACTTTCGGATTTCACCCAGGGGAAATGATCGTGCTTGCGGCCCGTCCGTCGGTCGGGAAAACCAGTTTCGCTATGAACATTGCGGAGAACGTCTCGATTCCCGGGCCGAACAACCCCGATCCGAAGGCGATTCTCGTCTTCAGTCTCGAAATGAGTTCCGAGAGTTTGGCCCAACGTGTCCTTTGCAGCCGCGCCGGGGTGAACATGAACAAATTGCGCGACGGTTTCTCCACTCGGGAGGAACAGCAGGCGATCGTTGAGGCCGCTGGCGAGATCAAGAAGGCCGACATCATTGTCGATGACCAGGGCAGCTTGAACATTCTTGAAGTGCGGGCGAAAGCGCGTCGCGTCTCTTCCCGCTACAAACTGGGTCTGATCGTGGTCGACTACCTGCAGCTGATCGCCGGGATGGATAACCGGGCTTCCCGTGAGAATCAGATTGCTGAAATCTCCCGAGGCATGAAGTCGATGGCCAAGGAATTGGAGGTTCCGGTGCTCGTTCTCAGTCAGCTTAATCGTGAGAGTGAGAAGGAGAAGCGCGAGCCGCGGATGTCCGACCTCCGTGAGTCCGGAGCGATTGAGCAGGATGCTGACGTGGTCCTCCTCTTGCACCGTCCGCGCAGCGACGACCAGGAAGAGAACCAGCGCGCGGAAGATGTCGAGAAGATCGGCCTCATTCTCGCCAAACAAAGAAACGGTCCTACGGGATCCGTCGACTTGGCCTTCCTCCGGAAATACACCCGCTTCGCAAACTACACCGAAGAATCGCCAGTTGGCGGCGGGTTTGGTTGA
- a CDS encoding L,D-transpeptidase, which translates to MNSSPDTKDFSILIDKCLDLSTTPTPISLTVSIARQALDLYQDGALRKSFVISTSKNPPSCVENSLGTPNGLHEIVDLIGEGEPRGTVFRGRVSTGKLYWEESEEEQQKNLITTRILRLRGLEDGINSGPGVDTYDRYVYIHGTNHEDQLGHPASAGCVLLSNRDMEELFNAVDLGSKVMICA; encoded by the coding sequence ATGAATTCATCTCCCGATACTAAAGATTTCTCCATTCTTATCGACAAGTGCCTCGACCTGTCAACGACCCCCACACCGATTTCGTTGACCGTAAGCATCGCCCGACAAGCGCTCGACCTCTATCAGGACGGGGCATTGCGCAAATCGTTTGTCATCTCAACTTCGAAAAATCCGCCCTCCTGCGTGGAAAATTCTCTCGGCACTCCCAATGGTCTTCATGAAATCGTGGACCTGATCGGCGAAGGTGAACCGCGAGGGACCGTCTTCCGCGGCAGAGTTTCGACCGGCAAACTCTACTGGGAGGAATCGGAGGAAGAGCAGCAAAAGAATCTAATCACCACCCGGATCCTCCGTCTCCGCGGCCTTGAGGACGGGATCAACAGCGGCCCCGGAGTCGACACCTACGACCGCTACGTCTACATTCACGGCACGAATCACGAGGATCAGCTGGGCCATCCCGCCAGTGCAGGGTGCGTCCTCCTCTCGAACAGAGATATGGAGGAGCTCTTCAATGCGGTCGATCTCGGCTCGAAAGTAATGATCTGCGCGTAA